A genomic window from Nicotiana sylvestris chromosome 11, ASM39365v2, whole genome shotgun sequence includes:
- the LOC104249333 gene encoding uncharacterized protein — MTNDNHVITPSSSSTVPRTVFHEDDFTHPCHPLYVHPSDVLGTSLVSSPFDGTCYDSWRRNILVALSIRNKLDFISGSSTKLPLGSPLARQWQRCNNLVVSWLINSLSKEISRSVEYSESAKEIWCELEERYETCVFCLLVFISICFFHAGTSKPPFPSKVSFDGTRNSLICKYCKKPGHSIDKCYKLHGYPPHFKFNKGPPHRRSAAHVELDSHSANFVSGSSVGPTEHQESSVIPSLTKDQYSQLMTLLQQSQISASPHSPPLLASANFAGKLMPYEGVSYGACMLSSVNGIVCIIDPGATDHMTSIKSLLFDIITLPIPYLVSLLNGYKVKVTNVGSLALFPDLILHNGFSVKKLVVLGRLDIGLYKLFQHLFLLYLCSSLPVLSTIDADVNDNSFSFTCLICPLARQTRLPFHDSSIQSTHSFQLIHIDTWGPYSTPSHSGAKYFLTIVDDCTRATWTHLLGAKNNAFDLLKAFISMVETQFQTRVQIVRSDNALELGSSSSGALFFSEKASTLPSPVHVSYVPSSNPPPLRRSSRPHSVPVYLQDFVCSALPTSLSTPASSSSESLSFNATISQLHIPEPYTYS; from the exons ATGACGAATGATAATCATGTTATTACACCTTCCTCATCATCTACTGTGCCTCGCACTGTGTTTCATGAGGATGATTTTACGCATCCCTGTCACCCTCTATATGTGCATCCATCAGATGTACTAGGAACTTCTTTGGTTTCTAGTCCGTTTGATGGCACCTGCTATGACAGCTGGAGGAGAAATATTTTAGTTGCTCTCTCTATTCGCAATAAACTTGATTTTATTAGCGGTTCTTCTACAAAGCTGCCTCTTGGGTCTCCTCTAGCTCGCCAATGGCAACGATGTAATAATCTTGTTGTTTCATGGTTGATCAATTCTTTGTCAAAAGAGATATCTCGTAGTGTAGAATATTCTGAGTCTGCCAAGGAAATTTGGTGTGAATTGGAAGAGAGATATG AGACATGTGTCTTCTGCCTCTTAGTTTTCATCTCAATCTGCTTTTTTCATGCTGGGACTTCTAAGCCCCCATTTCCTTCCAAGGTTTCCTTTGATGGGACCAGGAATTCTCTTATTTGCAAGTACTGCAAAAAACCTGGTCACTCAATAGATAAATGCTATAAGCTGCATGGATATCCTCCTCATTTCAAGTTCAACAAAGGACCTCCTCATCGCAGATCTGCTGCACATGTTGAGCTTGACTCTCATAGTGCTAATTTTGTGTCTGGTAGTTCTGTTGGTCCAACTGAGCATCAAGAATCTTCTGTGATACCTAGCCTCACCAAGGATCAATACTCCCAACTGATGACCTTATTACAACAATCCCAAATTTCTGCTTCCCCACACTCTCCACCTCTCTTGGCTTCTGCTAACTTTGCTGGTAAGCTCATGCCTTATGAGGGTGTTTCTTATGGAGCTTGTATGTTATCTAGTGTGAATGGCATTGTTTGTATAATAGACCCCGGAGCTACTGATCATATGACTTCTATAAAAAGCCTACTTTTTGACATAATCACTCTTCCCATTCCATATCTTGTGTCTCTCCTAAATGGGTACAAAGTTAAAGTCACCAATGTTGGATCTTTAGCTTTGTTCCCTGATTTAATCCTTCATAAT GGCTTTTCAGTGAAGAAGCTAGTGGTGCTTGGTAGGCTGGACATTGGTCTTTACAAGCTATTTCAGCAT TTGTTTCTTCTTTACCTGTGTTCCTCTTTACCTGTACTTTCTACTATTGATGCTGATGTGAATGACAATTCATTT TCCTTCACTTGCCTTATTTGTCCATTAGCAAGACAAACTAGGCTTCCCTTTCATGATAGTTCCATTCAATCCACTCATTCTTTTCAGCTTATTCACATAGATACTTGGGGTCCTTACTCCACTCCTAGTCACTCTGGTGCTAAGTATTTTCTTACTATAGTAGATGACTGTACTAGGGCTACCTGGACACACCTATTGGGGGCTAAAAACAATGCTTTTGACCTATTGAAAGCTTTTATTTCCATGGTTGAAACCCAATTTCAAACTAGAGTTCAGATTGTAAGGAGTGACAATGCTTTAGAACTAGGTTCCTCTTCTTCTGGGGCACTTTTCTTTTCTGAAAAAG CTTCTACTCTACCTTCTCCTGTTCATGTTTCTTATGTTCCATCATCTAATCCTCCTCCTCTTAGAAGGTCTAGTAGACCTCATTCTGTCCCTGTCTATCTTCAGGATTTTGTATGTTCAGCTCTTCCTACTTCTCTTTCTACCCCTGCTTCTTCTAGCTCTGAGTCTCTATCATTCAATGCAACCATTTCACAGCTCCATATTCCTGAGCCTTACACTTACTCATAG